A portion of the Lolium rigidum isolate FL_2022 chromosome 1, APGP_CSIRO_Lrig_0.1, whole genome shotgun sequence genome contains these proteins:
- the LOC124692868 gene encoding UDP-galactose transporter 1-like produces MEEGKMGNVATVRAVLAILQWWGFNVTVIIMNKWIFQKLEFKFPLTVSCVHFICSSIGAYIAIKVLKIKPLIEVAPEDRWKRIFPMSFVFCINIVLGNVSLRYIPVSFMQTIKSFTPATTVILQWLVWRKYFEWRIWASLVPIVGGILLTSVTELSFNMSGFCAAMVGCLATSTKTILAESLLHGYKFDSINTVYYMAPFATMILSIPAIVLEGGGVINWLYTYDSTVPALIIIITSGVLAFCLNFSIFYVIHSTTAVTFNVAGNLKVAAAVLISWMIFRNPISAMNAVGCGITLVGCTFYGYVRHLISQQATAQSPRTPRSRLEMLPLVGEKQEN; encoded by the exons ATGGAGGAGGGGAAGATGGGGAACGTGGCCACGGTTCGCGCGGTGCTGGCCATCCTCCAATGGTGGGGCTTCAACGTTACCGTCATCATCATGAACAAGTGGATCTTCCAG AAACTGGAGTTCAAATTTCCTCTGACTGTGTCATGCGTCCACTTCATATGCTCTTCCATCGGAGCTTACATCGCAATCAAAGTGCTCAAAATAAAACCGCTGATCGAGGTTGCCCCCGAGGATCGCTGGAAAAGGATAttccctatgtcatttgtgttctGCATAAATATTGTGCTGGGAAATGTCAGTCTGCGGTATATCCCGGTCTCCTTCATGCAAACCATAAAATCTTTCACTCCTGCAACAACAG TTATTCTGCAGTGGTTGGTCTGGAGGAAATATTTTGAGTGGCGCATATGGGCTTCTTTGGTTCCAATAGTGGGTGGAATCCTCCTAACTTCAGTAACTGAGCTGAGCTTCAATATGTCTGGTTTTTGCGCTGCCATGGTTGGTTGCCTGGCCACATCTACAAAAACTATCTTGGCAGAGTCCCTACTCCATGGATACAAATTTGACAG CATTAACACAGTGTACTACATGGCACCCTTTGCCACCATGATACTGTCGATACCAGCGATTGTTCTCGAAGGGGGCGGCGTGATCAACTGGCTTTACACATACGACTCAACTGTCCCTGCACTGATCATCATAATTACCTCAGGAGTGTTGGCCTTCTGCCTCAACTTCTCCATCTTCTACGTTATCCATTCGACTACGGCGGTGACCTTCAATGTAGCCGGCAACCTTAAG GTTGCTGCCGCGGTGCTGATCTCGTGGATGATCTTCCGAAACCCGATCTCCGCCATGAACGCCGTAGGGTGTGGGATCACGCTTGTCGGCTGCACCTTCTACGGCTACGTGAGGCATCTGATCTCGCAGCAGGCCACAGCCCAGAGCCCGCGCACCCCGAGAAGCCGGTTGGAGATGCTCCCCCTAGTAGGCGAAAAGCAAGAGAACTAG
- the LOC124692880 gene encoding LOW QUALITY PROTEIN: PHD finger protein EHD3-like (The sequence of the model RefSeq protein was modified relative to this genomic sequence to represent the inferred CDS: inserted 2 bases in 1 codon): MPYQDGAGAARTPAPRKRRASGELPSSELVVTYKRRRXRPHAAPAPTPEPLVPPWWRAAAILAKMGSRCWPEPDIGLLGGTHWRASWNPQCILGEGQPASAADAKEIGSSVALKDATEASFDANTAMCNNALLEILVSEKFALLCDLLVKTFHVNKVHQVIDLVKIDTNMRNGSYAQQPELFNDDIQQIWEKFEQAGREMSMLASNLPVISRASYQKQASGVSEVEFPAEHRIEETSLVGAIHKIPKDSNTTMQFSPCDSGHSTMPKPTAKCGLGRVCTCKQCGTSAEEEKSLICDGCDTTYHFDCVKRLHPAMKQIPATWHCPDCSNKGKGLASGTKNNNAHHDSLHGDCPLCDKLEVVEKTEPPEVASGIEVAEEREGSSVPSVEEDNEPDLYTTALSKLCKHCGTCEDDDKQFIVCGHPYCPYKFYHIRCLRTSQIAFGKQNNLDCWYCPSCLCRGCFKNKDDEEIALCDGCDEAYHIYCMTPKRTCVPKGHWYCPQCSVRRAREGLQRYEKSVLKKHKSLAERASQSDA; this comes from the exons ATGCCCTACCaggacggcgccggcgccgcccggaCGCCGGCCCCGCGCAAGCGCCGTGCCTCGGGGGAACTGCCCTCATCCGAGCTCGTCGTCACCTACAAACGCCGCCG ACGGCCACACGCGGCGCCAGCTCCGACCCCGGAACC CCTTGTGCCACCATGGTGGCGTGCAGCGGCAATTCTTGCCAAGATGGGCAGCAGATGCTGGCCAGAGCCAGACATTGGATTACTTGGAGGGACACATTGGAGGGCTTCCTGGAATCCCCAG TGTATCCTAGGCGAGGGCCAACCAGCATCGGCGGCAGATGCTAAAGAGATTGGTTCCTCTGTGGCATTAAAAGATGCAACTGAAGCATCTTTTGATGCCAACACAGCAATGTGCAACAATGCTCTCCTTGAAATTTTAGTCTCGGAGAAGTTTGCATTGTTGTGTGATTTGCTAGTCAAAACTTTCCATGTAAATAAGGTTCATCAGGTCATCGATTTGGTGAAAATTGATACCAACATGAGAAATGGAAGTTATGCACAGCAGCCGGAGCTGTTCAATGACGACATCCAGCAG ATATGGGAGAAGTTTGAACAAGCTGGCCGAGAGATGTCAATGCTGGCGAGCAATCTTCCAGTCATTTCACGAGCTTCCTATCAAAAGCAA GCTTCTGGGGTTTCTGAAGTAGAGTTTCCTGCTGAGCACAGGATAGAA GAAACAAGTTTGGTGGGTGCCATCCACAAAATCCCAAAGGATTCGAATACCACTATGCAGTTCTCCCCATGTGATTCTGGTCACTCTACAATGCCAAAGCCAACTGCAAAATGTGGGCTTGGTCGAGTTTGCACTTGCAAGCAATGTGGGACCAgtgcagaagaagaaaaaagcttaATCTGTGATGGATGTGATACCACGTACCACTTTGACTGTGTCAAGCGACTCCATCCTGCCATGAAACAGATCCCAGCGACCTGGCACTGTCCTGACTGCAGCAATAAGGGAAAGGGGCTGGCTTCAGGCACCAAGAATAATAATGCCCACCATGACAGCTTGCATGGTGATTGTCCACTGTGTGACAAGCTCGAGGTCGTCGAGAAAACAGAACCTCCTGAAGTCGCCAGCGGAATTGAGGTAGcagaagagagagaggggagcTCGGTGCCAAGCGTGGAGGAAGACAACGAGCCGGACCTGTACACGACCGCCCTGTCCAAGCTGTGCAAGCACTGTGGCACGTGCGAGGACGATGACAAGCAGTTCATAGTGTGCGGCCACCCTTACTGCCCTTACAAGTTCTACCACATCCGGTGCTTGAGGACGAGCCAGATCGCGTTCGGGAAGCAGAACAATCTGGATTGCTGGTACTGTCCCTCCTGCCTCTGCCGAGGCTGCTTCAAGAACAAGGATGATGAGGAGATCGCCCTGTGTGATGGCTGCGACGAGGCCTACCACATATACTGCATGACCCCGAAGCGCACCTGCGTCCCCAAGGGCCACTGGTACTGCCCGCAGTGCAGCGTGCGGAGGGCGAGGGAAGGGCTGCAGAGGTACGAGAAGTCAGTCCTGAAGAAACATAAGAGCTTAGCTGAGCGTGCCAGCCAGTCGGACGCTTAG